GTCCCATGACGAGCTCCTTGTCGCGGCCCGACAGCCACGGCAGCTCCTCCGTGAACATGGTCACGCACTGCCGCCACGAGCACGGCATGCGCGTGATGTCGGTGCCCCAGAACATCCGCTCGGGCCCGAAGGCATCGTAGATCCGGCGGAGGTGGCCGTGGACATTGCGATAGGGATAGGGCTCGCTCGAGTAGCTCGGCGCCCCCGTGGCCTTGATCGCGACGTTCGGATGCTTGGCCAGCGCCAGCATGTCCGGAAGCGAGGCCCAGGCCGCGTCGTCCTTGCTGCCCGACGGCCTGCCGAGGTGATCGATGATCAGCTTAAGTCGCGGATGTCGCTCCGCGATCTGGCCGACGAGCGGCATGAAGCTCGCCGCGAGGAGCGCGATGGGCAGCCCGGCGCGCTCGGCGGCCGGCCACAGCCGGTCCATCGTTCCGTCCGTCGGCCAGGATTTCTGGTGCGGCTGCAGGAACGTGAACCGCAGGCCGAGCATCCCCGGCCGTTGCTTCCAGCCGTCGATCAAGGACCGGCTCTCAGGGCGGTCGAGGGGGAAGTTCCCGAGGATCGCGAGCCGCTTGGGATGCTGGCGCGCCGCCTCGACGGCGAGCTCATTGGCATTGGGATCCCAGGACGACGGCGGATGGATCACCGCGGCATCGACGCCGGCCTCGTCCATCTCCTTCAACAGCTCGTCCTTGGTGAAGCTCGGGACCTGCCGGTGATTCGGATTCGTCGGCTTGCCGCTCCCCCAGATGTGGACCTGCGCGTCGACGATCATTGCAGGACCTCGGCGCCCTTGCCGGCTTCCAGCTCGCAGGCGTTCACCGTCATCGACAGCATGCTGTAATAGCCGATCGCCCCCGTGAGCTGGATGAGTCCGTCATCGCCGAGCCGTGTCCGGAGCGCCTTGAACGTCGCGTCGTCAACCCGATGCTTGCGGATGA
This genomic interval from Candidatus Rokuibacteriota bacterium contains the following:
- a CDS encoding amidohydrolase family protein, which encodes MIVDAQVHIWGSGKPTNPNHRQVPSFTKDELLKEMDEAGVDAAVIHPPSSWDPNANELAVEAARQHPKRLAILGNFPLDRPESRSLIDGWKQRPGMLGLRFTFLQPHQKSWPTDGTMDRLWPAAERAGLPIALLAASFMPLVGQIAERHPRLKLIIDHLGRPSGSKDDAAWASLPDMLALAKHPNVAIKATGAPSYSSEPYPYRNVHGHLRRIYDAFGPERMFWGTDITRMPCSWRQCVTMFTEELPWLSGRDKELVMGRAVCVWLDWRR